A stretch of the Corvus moneduloides isolate bCorMon1 chromosome 8, bCorMon1.pri, whole genome shotgun sequence genome encodes the following:
- the MCMBP gene encoding mini-chromosome maintenance complex-binding protein, with translation MPCVGDWLNSPLSIVQGIFAQNVPNSDWEKKVTEYFKEKLKENNATNWVPSLNDVPVHYLKPNSLVKFRCMVQDMFDPEFYMGVYETVDPNTNARVLHFGKYRDVAECGPQQEIDLNSSQTVTSERQTFYCVPVPGESAWVKEAYISASQARVSPSTSYTPSRHKRSYEEDEDMDLHPSKQKEQHMGSGSDIHGCVEPKRLETEASAGHHVISPNCSPPLDLNFPLPGEKGPACLVKVYESWESFKVNDVLEVFGVLSVDPVLSIVSSEERDSSTLDPMECMDTAEEQRVHSPPASLVPRIHVILAQKLQHINPLLPACLNEEESKTFVSNFMSELSPVRAELLGFLTHALLGDSLAAEYLILHLISTVYARRDVLPLGKFTVNLSGCPRNSAFTEHLYRLIQQLVPASYHLRMSIESMNHSRFIPHKDYTANRLVSGLLQLASNTSLVIDETQLEQGQLDTAGVHNVTALGNLITWQKVDYDFNYHRMEFPCNINVLITSEGRSLLPSDCQVHLQPQIIPPNMEEYMSSLLTAVLPSVLNKFRIYLSLLRLLDYSISDEVTKAVEEDFVEMRKNDPESVTADDLHKMLLVARFLSLSAGQTTLSRERWLRAKQLEALRKARLQQQKCVNGNEL, from the exons CCCAAAATGTTCCAAACTCTGATTGGGAGAAGAAGGTAACCGAATACTTcaaggagaaattaaaagaaaataatgctacTAACTGG GTTCCATCACTGAATGATGTTCCTGTACATTACCTAAAACCCAACAGCTTAGTGAAATTTCGCTGCATGGTTCAAGATATGTTTGATCCTGAGTTCTACATGGGAGTTTATGAAACAGTTGACCCAAACACAAATGCACGT GTTTTGCATTTTGGTAAATACAGAGATGTGGCAGAATGTGGG CCTCAGCAGGAAATTGATCTGAACTCCTCACAAACAGTCACCTCGGAGAGACAGACTTTCTACTGTGTTCCAGTGCCTGGTGAATCAGCATGGGTgaaagaa GCATACATCAGTGCCAGCCAAGCCCGAGTGAGCCCTTCAACCTCCTACACACCCAGTCGCCACAAGAGGAGCtatgaggaggatgaggacaTGGATCTGCATCCCTCCAAGCAGAAGGAGCAACATATGG GCAGTGGAAGTGATATCCATGGGTGTGTGGAGCCAAAGAGATTAGAAACAGAAGCTTCTGCAGGTCATCATGTCATTTCTCCCAACTGCTCCCCTCCACTTGACCTAAATTTTCCCTTGCCAGGAGAGAAGGGACCAGCGTGTCTTGTAAAG GTCTATGAGAGCTGGGAGAGCTTCAAAGTCAATGATGTGCTGGAGGTGTTTGGTGTTCTGTCTGTGGACCCAGTGCTGAGCATAGTGAGCAGTGAAGAGAG GGACAGCTCAACCCTTGATCCTATGGAGTGCATGGACAcggcagaggagcagagggtgcACAGCCCTCCAGCCTCGTTAGTGCCCAGGATCCATGTGATTTTGGCACAGAAGTTGCAACACATTAACCCcttgctgcctgcctgccttaACGAAGAGGAGAGTAAAACCT TTGTTTCTAATTTCATGTCTGAGCTGTCACCAGTGAGAGCAGAGTTGCTGGGGTTCCTCACCCATGCCCTCCTGGGAGACAGTTTGGCTGCTGAATACCTGATATTGCATCTCATCTCTACAGT TTATGCCAGACGGGATGTGCTTCCTCTGGGAAAATTCACTGTCAACCTGAGCGGATGTCCCCGGAACAGCGCCTTCACAGAGCACCTGTACCGCCTCAtccagcagctggtgccagCA TCCTACCACCTCCGGATGAGCATCGAGAGCATGAACCACTCGCGCTTCATCCCTCACAAGGACTACACGGCCAATCGCCTGGTCAgtgggctgctgcagctggccaGCAACACCTCCCTGGTCATAGATGAGACCCAGCTCGAGCAAggacagctggacacagcag GTGTCCATAATGTGACAGCACTGGGTAACCTGATCACTTGGCAGAAGGTGGATTATGACTTCAATTACCACCGGATGGAATTCCCATGCAACATTAATGTTCTGATCACTTCCGAGGGCCGCTCCCTCCTGCCG tcagATTGCCAAGTCCACTTACAACCACAGATTATTCCCCCAAACATGGAAGAGTACATGAGCAGCCTCctcactgcagtgctgccctCTGTGCTGAACAAATTCCGAATTTACCTGAGCTTATTGAGGCTCCTGGACTACAGTATATCTGATGAGGTGACCAAG GCAGTAGAAGAAGACTTTGTGGAAATGCGCAAGAATGACCCCGAGAGCGTCACGGCCGATGACCTGCACAAAATGCTGCTCGTGGCCAG GTTCCTGTCGCTCAGTGCGGGGCAGACGACGCTGTCAAGGGAGAGGTGGCTGAGAGCAAAGCAACTCGAGGCTCTGCGGaaggccaggctgcagcagcagaaatgtgtCAATGGCAATGAGCTTTAA